The Candidatus Gracilibacteria bacterium genome contains the following window.
GGATAGGTTGTCAAAAATGGCTGATGTCGCCTATAACACCGTTATTAAAATTGAATCAGGAACAATCCAAAATCCAACGATTGACACTTTATCAAAAATCGCCAAAGCGTTAGATGTAAAGGTGGACGATCTAATTAAAAAATAATATGAGCCAAGTAGCAACATTATTTTCAAAAACAAAAATTGACTATTCGTGGTCTTTTTCTGATAAAACAAGAAAAG
Protein-coding sequences here:
- a CDS encoding helix-turn-helix transcriptional regulator; the encoded protein is DRLSKMADVAYNTVIKIESGTIQNPTIDTLSKIAKALDVKVDDLIKK